CTACACTTTTTCAAAACGCTCAACACTATTGCTGGTGGCTTCATTTCCTCTGCAATCTGCAAGTGGGAGTGGGACAACCACAtcatttttcatcaaataatttgaaaagtataatttcacatataatatctataataagtatattaattttaattcaaattagtattaaattttctacaataaatattacaatttctttcataaataacaatttttatcattagtaacaatcattttaccctaaatagtatcacaatgttcacatataaatattataatatctattataagtaacagtttatttatttcaaatttggtattaaaatttctgtaataagtattatggtttccataataagtaacaaacaacTATTCTAAATTTGACTTGTTTCAAGGATTAAGATCCGTGAGATGACCTCATCACACAAGTGTGATTGATCTTTTTTATTGTGAGTGTTTAATACTCCGCATATGGAAAACACTTTATTCCCCTCCTAAAATTCCTCTTGACATGGCTTATAATCATTGGGTGTCATGAATTGATTGACCTTACTTACTTTTTATCGAAGACTAAATCATCGATGAAACAATATACTCTTATATATTTCTCATAAAGGGTATTATAAATATGGTTGATTAAGGAATGATAACGTGTAGGAGTAGTGCACACACCTTGCACATTGGTGCCACAAGGACAGCACCATCCCAAAAATGAGGCATTTTTCTATGTAAGAGAAGAGCCATAGCTCCTCCCATTGATTCTCCCAACAATATCCTCATCCTTTTCACATTTTCTTGCCTCTCTGCAACATCTcatcacaaaaataataattcagaagattattatttatttatatatttcgaCTCATTGACagctaataatatatatgtgcgCCCACATGATCATAACACAAATACAATGTCACATTGTCATAACATAGTACAATCATGATTTTGTTTGATAATTAGCTATTCTTGATTAGCAAGGAATACTGAGATGTTTTGCAATCAGCTGATAGCTCATAggtaagggtcacacttgtgtgagaccgtctcacggatccttattcgtgagatgggacgggtcggatcaaagcatcatgcaaatgtcatacttatatgtgcaaatgtcatacttatatgctcaaatataacactaatcaagaatacaatttttgttacttataagagaaaaagtaatacatttttcataataagtaatattgacaagtatcccttacttataagggcaaatataatacttttgaggaaaaatgtaatacttttaaatcgaaatgtaaaagtattgtattttcccttaaaagtactacatttacccttataagtaacaaaaattttattcctaattagtattacatttgagcatataaatatgacatttgtgcatataagtgttacatttgcatattgacgcgacccgacccgtctcatggtgggacggtctcacacaagtttttgcccatAGGTAATAGTTGTTTGTGTTAACTGTTTTGACCAACTGATAGTATTATGTGATTAGATAAATGTGTTtcataaattagttgtttactctTAACtaattatatgtaaaatgacctattaaaagtaaaatcataAGCATAATGCGCTATTCACTTAACTATTAAATTAACttcacaaattattattattgttgttgttgttgttgtgttgttattaataatctaattttaaccattattttttgttttattattaataatgtttattataaatttataattgtttaaaaaataccaatattgaaaatatatattcaaacaaaaatagaataaacataAGTTTTTACTAATACTTCACACATAACGGttaacacaattatatatatagatcaagTGTAAAGAGACATGCAGGATAAAACTGTACAGATCAACGActctaaaaaaattacacttttaatcTATAAAAATGTGCATTTGACGGCACAAAAACGTGCACTCAAAGGCATAAATATGTGCATTCGAAGGGCAAAATTGTGCACGGTCCCAAAAGACACAAATTATGCACTCAAAGACATAAAAATGCTAAAAGACCAAAATTATACACTCAAAAGCATTAAAATATgcactcaaaaagaaaaaaaaatgaataattaaaGAATCTTTTCATTACCACATATATTGGAGTAGTGTTGAGAGCAATCAGTGACAACAGCATCAAAGCTGGGGACGAATCCCTGAAGGCCTTCTGACTTCCCGTGCCCTTCATAGTCCATTCCGTACACTGCGTACCCTGCTTTAATCAGCCTCCTTGCTGTACCTGCAACGTGCACTTTCTACTATGTATACGTGCACTGCTCAAAAATACCTACATACGTATGTATCGGAAAAAAATACGTATATGTTGTCAATTAAGGATCGGAGTAGATGGGTGGACCTTTCATGGAAACACTGCACTCCATGGCGTATCCATGGCAGAGAAAGATCAAAGCCTTTGGCTCGCAGCTTGTCGGCACCCATCTGCACGTGAAAAGCTTCATTCCTCGTGAATTCCTCACCAATTCCTGGGTGGATTTAACCTTAATGTTTTCAACTTCTGATcaatgtttaataatataataatcccAGAATACAAATACTGTATTTTTGGGATGTATTGTGTGTGCGTTCAATAAttaagaagagagagagagagagagagagagagagagagagagagagagagagagtgaaggtTATAGGAGAAGTGATGATGAACTACCTCTTCATATATGATACTGCTGGTTTCATCTTCAGAAATAGCCTGTAGAAAATATGATCAAAAAAGAGAGCAAAAGATGGTGAGTGAGTGGGGGTGGGGAAAAAAGATGAGGAAGTGTAAATTAATTCATTTGGGCTGATCATGAAAACATGTACCATGAGAATTGAAGGGTGTGTACTCTGTGTAGACACTGAGATTTCAAGAGATTTAAGattgtgtgagagagagagggggcTGGGTGGGGGAGAGAGACATACAATGGTTTGAGACTTTGattgtgtttatatatacattCGAGAACTAATCCTTAagggctcgtttggttcgcggaaaatatttgaagggaagtggaagtgaaattccgtggaaaagtagttaTCAGGAAgataaattttgttgtttggttggtggaaaagaagttgctgggaaaataaattctgttgtttggttaggtttagaatggtaaggaataatgtgtataaagacctaaatgcccctattattattattattattattattattattattattattattattattattataactaaacccataaaccttattattattattattattattattattattaagcctacCAAAGTCCAAAGTGATGACCCATTTGCCATTTGTAACCCATCAGCCCAAAGTCCCAAACCCATTGCATTTAACCCTACTCATTGTTGACTACTGCAAAGTGCAAAAGCAGTTGAAGAAATTGGGAGAAGAAAAGCAATCGAAGAAGCCAAGCTAGAGAGGAGAAGGAAATGGGAGGATCGAAGAGCTCAAAGAAGAAGGCAACCTTGACTCAGGTTGGTTATTTTTTTCATCCATGTTTGTTTTATCCTCTCTTTAATTTGCGAAATAGATGAGAAGCGGAGGCGGCGGCGCAGGAAGTGAACTCGTGGCAGCGCAGGAAGTGAACTTGCGGCGGCAGAGGATGAGGCAGCGAGCGGAGGTCCATCAGCGAGAAGAATCAAAAGAAAGgggtgaggaagaagaaaacaacaagGGTAAAATGGTCTTGACAAAGGAACTTTTCTTCCCAACAGAaccggaaaacaaaatcctaggGTGTAGTTCGGattttattttcctcaaaaatgagGAATTGAAGTTCCAACGGAAAACAAATTCCGGTGAACCAAACAAGGGGAAAGAGCAATTTCGAAACCCACTTCCCGTGGAAGTGCACTTCCTTCCTACTTCCTGCGAACCAAACATGGCCTAAAAGAATTTTTGTTTGGGGTACTActttattacaatttacaaggtAGTATAGACTTGTGACCTCTCATGTCAGACTTGTAGGCCTATAAGCTAGGCCTTAAACATATACTCACTCGGCAGGCCAACACAACCGATCGACtcaataaaatgtaaaaaataaataaatagaggtAAGAGTAGACACAATAATTTTAACGTGCAAACCGAAATGTGAAAACCAAGAGCCTTTTTGGGCTGTGCCAAGCCAAAATTTCACTACTTGTATAAGGATTTTGTACATATAATATGGACTCGTGAGCTCTTCTCTATAGTGAAAATGTTTCTCTCGTGAAAGAATGGAGCCCCCCTTATTGCTCTTGTTTTCTGACCCCTCTTATAGTAGCAGGGAAAAAACATGGAAATTAATGGGTTTTAAGGGGTGAATAAATGGGAAAATAAATAGGTAATCAATAGGTTTTATGGATAATAAAGGGATAATAATTGGATAATAAATGCTCAATAATTGCGTAATAAATTGTAGGTTATGGAAGAATAGCTGAGGAGTCAACTGGTCACGTCCCGATTGCTTACTACCGAGTCCGAGTGTCACGCAAGATGCTTGCTAGGTAGTATCGACTGAGTGCCTGTGCTGGGTATCTATCACAAGTCCCTCACTTTTCGATCTATGTCTCGCAAAGTATGGCGCAGGAAAATACATTGTCTCGTCTCAAAATCAACTTCCAGATCAAAATTTGTTGACTCCTTTTAcagggaggcacagttgaccgagtgccgactcctttctCAAGACTCCAACCAACCCAACCGACTACCGCCTTATGACTTCGCACCTTTTACACACTCATTTTTCAAGGAaccacggttgaccgagtgccgactccttttccATGACTTTGGCCAACCTAACCGACTACCGCCTTATGACTTCGCACCTTTTACACACTTCTTTTTCAAggagccacggttgaccgagtgacGACTCCTTTTCCATACTCCTCTTTCAaggaggcatggttgaccgagtatcgactcctttttcaggactccgacctacCCAACCGACCGTCACCTTATGACTTCTCGGCTTTTGCACACTTGACACTCCTTTtgcaaggaggcacggttgactgagttcCGACACTTGTTTCAAGACTCTGGCTAACCCAACCGACTACCACCTTATGACTTCACACCTTTTACACACTCATTTTTCAATgaggtacggttgaccgagtgccgactccttttccACGACTCTGGTGGCCAACCCAACTGACTACCGCCTTATGACATTGCACCTTTTAcacactcctttttcaaggaggcacggttgaccgatcGAGTGCCGACATCTTTTCCAGGACACCGGCCAACCCAACCGATTACCGCCTTATGACTTCACACCTTTTAcacactcctttttcaaggaaaCACggatgaccgagtgccgactcctttttcaggacttcggCCAACTCAATCGACTACCGCCTTATGACTTCACACCTTCTACACACTCCTTTTTTCAAGGagacacggttgaccgagtgctgaCTCCTTTTCCAGGACTCCGGCCAATCAAACTAACCACCACCTTATGACTTCATATTTTCCAtactcctttttcaaggaggcacggttgaccgagtgctgaCTTCTTTTTCAGGACTTCGGCCAATCCAACCGAGCTCCTTAGTCTCTAAAGAGATCGATTAATACAAGTGGTTTCCTACTTCGCCTACCTATCTCGGTCCTTCTTCTTTGGTCGCTCGATTGATGTTTCGAGTAACCACATATTACTCATCGGAGGTTTCTTAGGCTTTTGAATCAATCTCATGCTCATGCAGTTAGACTGCCTCAGTTACTCATTCATAAGCAATCACAGATTACTTTGTAGGATCCGGCTAAGTATCACATATCCTTAGTCGGTCCCCGGATTAGATTGCCTCACTCACTCATTCGTAAGCAATCACATATCACTTTTAGGATCCGACTAAGTATCACAAATCCTTAGCTGGTCCTTGGATTTTTGCAGTTAGACTACCTCACCCACTCATCTGTAAGTAATCACAGATTACTTTTAGGATTTGGTTAAGTATCACAGATCCTTAACCAATCCCCGGTTCTCGCAGTTTGACTGCCTCCTTTACTCATTCATAAGCAATCACAATCGCTTTTAGGATCTGGCCAGCTATCACAGACCCTTAACCAGTCCCCGGTTCTCACAGTTAGAGGGCTGGCTAAACCAAAACTCAGTCGTACTAATTAGAGGGCTGGTAGACCACCCAAGTCAATCTTGGCTCGACCGACTACCTGATTAACCGGGAGTTTTGTTTTAGTacaatatattacaatatacaTTGTACATCTAACAAACATTAGCTATGTTTCAATAATTTTGATAATTCCATTACTAAAACTACGTCGGTGTTTTCGCATTCCCTTCTTGGACCACTTAACTTAGTTATACCAATAATTTTCGTTTTGATTGCCTCTTTTGATACGTTTGGCTGAATGCCAGATCTCCATCTTATGGTCGACATTGGTAAGTATGCTGTCCTCACTTGTATATAAGTTTTAACATAATTTGCCTTCATTTTCTCATTTCTCTAAGTTTTCCCACGCATTGGCTTTCCAAATTTGCCACCAAATTTCCATGCACAAATTTTAAGTATGAGATTTTGAAGTAAGCATGTACCTGAGCGACTCCAAGTCTCAACTCCAAAGGATTGGTGGCCTGAACGCGAATTCTTGACTGTGGAAGTAAAACCTTGCGACCTTAATGTCAATCTTCGAGAAAATTTATAGTGATCCTTCCCCTCTTTCAGGACGATTATCACCCGTATTTCAAGACAATTTTCACCCATATTTCAGGGTGCACCCATTTTTCAAGGCGATTATGGGTGACTATATTTCTACAGTCGACTGCATGACTTGTTCAGTCAACTTCCTCAGTCTAGTTGCACACCGGTAGTCTAGTCGTTCACTTTGTTACTGGCTCGACACACTGCGGGTagtctctctcttcttttttttttttctttttttttttggttttcacGCTTTTGGGATGACAACCTTTCCCAAATAGTGGCCACGTACTTAAGATTTTCCAAAACCTTTCTCCTTCCCTTTAAATGTTCCTGCAACGCAATCTATacgattaataaaaacaaaattctctattttaactttccgtccaaaacactcctatactattaaggtttacgtaatattgtaaaatatggtaataaaatttatattcatactacaattgcaaattaaaatgtggtaaaagaattccaaataaaatatattcttttttttttactttcaattcgtaatacaattctagattaaaattactaattgttataatacagtacatatacttccctgcaacgcaatctatactattaataaaaaaaaaatcctccattttaacttctcgcccaaaacaccactatactattaaagttttcgTAATATGGTAAAGATATTCGTGGTCAAAAATCTTAACGgaagactatttgtggtaaaaaatgaaagtcagaggaccatttgtggtcaaattgaaagtcggggactaaaaggagtactagcctaatagtcagaggaccatttgtggtattaactctttaattaactattacttaactaataattaactaTGAGCTTTCAATTTTTTAGTGAACAAATCCAGTTTTGAATTTTTCAGTTTGAGAAACCAGACTAGGATTTTTCAAATTGAGAAATATAGACATGGATTCAATTATTTGATAACTCGTGCATGTGTTCTCAAATTGGGAAAAAATGATAGAAAAATTAATAGGGTATACACGCATCCGTGTTACGAAGACTGGACCAAATTCAGACTATAGGATTTCTCAAATTGAAAAACGCATATCTTAAATTATCTGAGagatatttcaaatttaaaaagattagAGTTTATCAAATTCAGACACCAAGAGTAGgagaaccaaaatgaccaaatgaAATAGGGaaccaaatgattttttttttttaaatctattcTTCCCGCctctctatatatgtgtgtgtgtgtgtgtgtgtgtgtgtgtgtgtgtgtgttgttttAAGGCTATCTAATTTTGGGCagcaatgtttatatttttttttctaggaAATTATAGAAAGTGTTGCCTTGAGTTATATTCATCTTGAAtacaatatgtaattaaaaattgtagaataaaaatgattaagtaataaatatctaattagctataaaatgaaatgtttataaCTGAATGTGTCATTTTGTATTTAGAATATCTAATTATCTAATTAATATATCTGATTTAACTcggacattttattttttaagaaaatgtgTCATTGTGTAATCAGAATAATACACAAGAATCGTTGCTCCAACCAAATAGGTTGTTCGATAATGCTCAGTCACTGCTAGAACCAGCTATTGGTGCACCAACATTATTTAGTTCAACTAATCTCAGTttaattgtaagcaaatttgttatctcaatagcgtacctaactattttatttaaataaaatacaatttgtaatttttcttcctcaagtataaataataattgcaaTGGCTGGTAGTGAAGCATTATACAATGGATTTATGGTTTGCTATCCAAgaacacctattaatatgcctaggaatggtaatacaactcaaatttaaattatttgtaataacctttacattttagtatatacaaattttgatttatttgttgttttaaattattgatttactccaattaatgtgttaatcattatgtacttatttgattttattatttttcaaaaatattgcaatggttagcaaaccaaataatatatatgcaattaatatataagatttaatattacaaataggagATGCATTTATAGTTGtgtatttaaaatacaaatcattCTATGAGAATCATATCGTCTAAATACTGAtcattttatgatttttgagaaaatgaGTCAGTATTGCAAATAACTGTTGGTTCTGCAACATTTAATTCTGTTCATTCGAAATTTAATGgtgaacaaatttatttttctaatagccTATACGCgcctattttcttttgtataaaatgcaGTCATAAATTTTGTTTCATTCCTCAATGCagttataaaaaattcattccgtgcatcgcacatgATGAAATACTAGTATAAGTAATatgaaaataattcatttatgaTATTTCCTAAattgtatctttttttttttttttcaaaatataggATTTTCACATGTATAAGTATA
This portion of the Ipomoea triloba cultivar NCNSP0323 chromosome 5, ASM357664v1 genome encodes:
- the LOC116019364 gene encoding caffeoylshikimate esterase-like isoform X1, coding for MAISEDETSSIIYEEVKSTQELVRNSRGMKLFTCRWVPTSCEPKALIFLCHGYAMECSVSMKGTARRLIKAGYAVYGMDYEGHGKSEGLQGFVPSFDAVVTDCSQHYSNICERQENVKRMRILLGESMGGAMALLLHRKMPHFWDGAVLVAPMCKIAEEMKPPAIVLSVLKKCSKIIPTWKIIPTQDIIDAAFRDPAIRKEVRSNPLCYKGRPRLQTGYQLLSVSLDLERRLDEVTLPFIVTHGEEDIVTDPSVSKLLHEKASSTDKTLKLYPGMWHSLTYGELPENIDAVFSDIIGWLDQRVSMGNSRLEKLQKNANDTLLFKPQNDSLQ
- the LOC116019364 gene encoding caffeoylshikimate esterase-like isoform X2 codes for the protein MAISEDETSSIIYEEELVRNSRGMKLFTCRWVPTSCEPKALIFLCHGYAMECSVSMKGTARRLIKAGYAVYGMDYEGHGKSEGLQGFVPSFDAVVTDCSQHYSNICERQENVKRMRILLGESMGGAMALLLHRKMPHFWDGAVLVAPMCKIAEEMKPPAIVLSVLKKCSKIIPTWKIIPTQDIIDAAFRDPAIRKEVRSNPLCYKGRPRLQTGYQLLSVSLDLERRLDEVTLPFIVTHGEEDIVTDPSVSKLLHEKASSTDKTLKLYPGMWHSLTYGELPENIDAVFSDIIGWLDQRVSMGNSRLEKLQKNANDTLLFKPQNDSLQ